The proteins below are encoded in one region of Pelecanus crispus isolate bPelCri1 chromosome 4, bPelCri1.pri, whole genome shotgun sequence:
- the DRD5 gene encoding D(1B) dopamine receptor: MLRGGRSPLPPAAGPPGGARGPAGAPGAAQVAAGGLLALLILWTLFGNVLVCAAIVRYRHLRSKVTNIFIVSLAVSDLLVALLVMPWKAVAEVAGYWPFGAFCNIWVAFDIMCSTASILNLCVISVDRYWAISSPFRYERKMTAQLALVMIGAAWALSVLISFIPVQLNWHKGGDVVAAGDIGDGFGPGWAAAGAVTAWAEDMSTTWVALAAMGPSDGTSGSNDTLTRPSESCDSSLNRTYAISSSLISFYIPVAIMIVTYTRIYRIAQVQIRRISSLERAAEHAQSCRSSHVDCHHHTSLKSSIRKETKVLKTLSVIMGVFVCCWLPFFILNCMVPFCESPPSDPHAGLPCVSETTFNVFVWFGWANSSLNPIIYAFNADFRKVFSNLLGCGQFCSSTPVETVNISNELISYNQDTLFHKEIVTAYVNMIPNVVDSEENREDPFDRMSQLSPDHEIATDSVCELDCEGEVSLGKITPFTPNGLR, from the coding sequence ATGCTGCGGGGCGGCCGgagcccgctgccgccggcggcggggccccccggcggggcgcggggtcCGGCGGGCGCCCCCGGGGCGGCGCAGGTGGCGGCGGGCGGCCTGCTGGCTCTGCTCATCCTCTGGACGCTCTTTGGGAACGTGCTGGTGTGCGCGGCCATCGTCCGCTACCGGCACCTGCGGAGCAAGGTCACCAACATCTTCATCGTGTCCCTGGCCGTCTCGGACCTGCTGGTGGCTCTGCTAGTCATGCCCTGGAAGGCGGTGGCTGAGGTGGCCGGGTACTGGCCCTTCGGGGCTTTCTGCAACATCTGGGTGGCCTTTGATATCATGTGCTCCACGGCCTCCATCCTGAACCTGTGCGTCATTAGCGTGGACAGGTACTGGGCTATTTCCAGCCCTTTCCGCTACGAGAGGAAGATGACCGCACAGTTGGCGCTGGTGATGATCGGTGCGGCGTGGGCCTTGTCTGTGCTCATCTCCTTCATCCCTGTGCAGCTCAACTGGCACAAAGGTGGGGATGTTGTTGCTGCTGGTGATATTGGAGATGGATTTGGccctggctgggcagcagcaggtgctGTCACCGCTTGGGCGGAAGATATGAGCACCACATGGGTGGCATTAGCAGCAATGGGACCCTCTGATGGGACCTCCGGCAGCAATGATACCCTCACTAGACCATCGGAGAGCTGTGATTCCAGCCTCAACAGGACTTACGCTATTTCATCTTCCTTGATCAGTTTTTATATCCCGGTGGCTATCATGATAGTTACCTACACTCGAATCTACCGCATTGCCCAGGTGCAGATTCGTCGTATTTCTTCTCTGGAGAGGGCAGCCGAGCATGCGCAGAGCTGCCGGAGCAGCCACGTTGACTGCCACCATCACACAAGCCTCAAGTCCTCCATCAGGAAAGAGACCAAGGTGTTGAAGACTCTCTCCGTCATCATGGGCGTCTTTGTCTGCTGCTGGTTGCCTTTCTTCATCTTGAACTGCATGGTTCCCTTCTGCGAGAGCCCACCCAGTGACCCCCACGCTGGCCTTCCCTGCGTCAGTGAGACCACCTTTAATGTCTTCGTCTGGTTTGGTTGGGCCAACTCCTCTCTCAACCCCATCATCTATGCCTTCAATGCTGACTTCagaaaggtcttctccaacctccTGGGATGTGGTCAGTTTTGCTCTAGTACTCCAGTGGAGACTGTTAATATAAGCAACGAACTTATCTCTTACAACCAGGACACCCTTTTCCATAAGGAGATAGTGACTGCTTATGTTAACATGATCCCAAATGTGGTTGACTCTGAGGAAAATCGCGAGGACCCTTTTGACAGGAtgtcccagctctcccctgACCACGAGATTGCCACTGACTCTGTCTGTGAGCTGGACTGTGAGGGGGAGGTTTCACTAGGCAAAATAACACCTTTCACTCCAAATGGTTTACGTTAA